A genomic region of Anopheles coustani chromosome 3, idAnoCousDA_361_x.2, whole genome shotgun sequence contains the following coding sequences:
- the LOC131264954 gene encoding BUD13 homolog isoform X2, whose protein sequence is MTTKIDQKEYLKKYLSNDKDKKKKKKKEKKSVGKANVRIIDDDLDLSKLQSIQEDEVDMFGLGEEAPQVVGIIDERPPEMRAKEDFGSNKWKVIASTDGFDTTLEVKDVSRRQVGPEMSFNIGDSKISTNPSGSGRRNRKDSDESPPRRKHDSDESPPRRKLHDIGQSRKGVRRDDSDESPPRKSKHSAMVSKTNRHSNRDDSDNSPPRKPRKHDSETSSSRRHRAEEKQSERSRLRQDSDESPPRRQRNQENKSERGRQRQDSDESPPRRQRAEGQKSERSRHRQDLGKSPPRQQWTEATKSERNKQRQDSDESPPRRHSEKDSDKRRPRNPDDDKKRGGRSSPVRNQRSDSDENPRQRNRGDKPSSRGPRNRHYSDESPPRRGESKQKPSNSHREIEKNVQRSRGGRRDSDESPPRRKRRESPEAPTRKSAKNLARGNSPGPSVRVRQENNRSDSDVSPPRRPTRSDRRDSAESSPRRRRGTSRVHPPVRIKEEPSSDDESVPRDGANVRMTKTLEGKQAGLQDAKTLREENEMHRRREQEAFDQLREEHSGRFAETVVRQKSGRRKDIEKELREEFEKRKHEEKKKEIYTRWGKGVKQVEEYNTRLQEAAQEMDKPLARYADDKDLDNHLKQQERDGDPMLEYLRSKRKEENRKAGIPEKPTYQGAFPDNRFGIRPGYRWDGVDRSNGFEKRWFETTSKKKATEEEAYKYSVEDM, encoded by the exons atgactACTAAAATCGATCAAAAGGAGTACTTGAAGAAATATCTTTCCAACGACAAAgataaaaagaagaagaagaaaaaggagaagaaatcCGTGGGAAAGGCAAA CGTACGGATCATCGATGATGATTTGGATTTATCAAAACTCCAGAGCATACAAGAAGACGAGGTAGATATGTTCGGCCTTGGGGAAGAGGCACCCCAGGTGGTTGGAATCATAGACGAGCGGCCGCCAGAGATGCGTGCCAAGGAGGACTTTGGCAGCAACAAGTGGAAAGTGATAGCATCAACTGATGGGTTCGATACAACGCTAGAGGTGAAAGATGTTAGCAGACGTCAGGTTGGTCCGGAGATGAGTTTCAACATCGGTGATTCGAAGATCTCGACTAACCCCAGCGGCTCTGGTAGGAGAAACCGGAAAGATTCCGATGAAAGTCCTCCACGTAGGAAGCACGATTCCGATGAAAGTCCTCCTCGAAGAAAGCTGCACGACATCGGACAATCTAGAAAAGGCGTACGGCGGGATGATTCTGATGAAAGTCCTCCCAGAAAATCAAAGCATTCTGCGATGGttagcaaaacaaatcgaCACAGCAATCGAGACGATTCGGACAACAGTCCGCCGAGAAAACCTCGAAAGCATGATTCGGAAACAAGTTCCTCCAGAAGGCATCGCGCTGAAGAGAAACAGTCTGAACGAAGCAGACTTCGTCAGGATTCAGACGAAAGTCCACCAAGAAGGCAGCGAAATCAGGAAAATAAATCAGAACGAG GGAGACAGCGCCAGGATTCAGATGAAAGCCCGCCTAGAAGGCAGCGTGCGGAGGGACAAAAGTCGGAACGAAGCAGACATCGTCAAGATTTAGGTAAAAGTCCTCCCAGACAACAGTGGACAGAGGCAACGAAAtcggaacgaaacaaacagcgTCAGGATTCGGATGAAAGCCCTCCAAGGCGTCACTCCGAGAAAGATTCGGACAAAAGACGACCCAGGAACCCGGATGATGATAAAAAACGAGGGGGAAGATCATCTCCTGTTCGCAATCAGCGAAGCGATTCTGATGAAAACCCTAGACAGAGAAATAGAGGTGACAAACCTTCATCCAGAGGTCCAAGAAATAGGCATTATTCCGACGAAAGCCCACCCCGACGGGGAGAGTCCAAGCAGAAGCCAAGCAATTCACATCgtgaaatcgaaaaaaacgTTCAGCGCAGTCGTGGTGGACGCAGAGATTCAGATGAAAGTCCTCCAAGGCGTAAACGGCGTGAATCACCGGAAGCTCCGACTCGCAAGAGTGCTAAAAACCTTGCCCGTGGAAATTCACCCGGTCCGTCGGTGCGCGTGAGGCAGGAAAATAATCGTTCCGATTCGGATGTCTCTCCACCGAGGCGGCCGACAAGATCTGATCGCCGTGATTCAGCCGAAAGTTCTCCGAGACGAAGACGTGGTACGTCCCGTGTCCATCCACCGGTGCGCATAAAGGAGGAACCATCGAGTGATGATGAATCGGTTCCGCGGGATGGCGCCAACGTAAGGATGACTAAGACACTTGAAGGGAAACAAGCCGGACTGCAGGACGCGAAGACGTTGCGCGAGGAAAACGAAATGCACAGACGTCGGGAGCAGGAAGCGTTCGATCAGCTGCGGGAAGAACACAGCGGACGTTTCGCGGAGACGGTGGTACGACAAAAATCGGGCCGTCGAAAGGACATCGAGAAGGAGCTACGTGAAGAGTTTGAAAAGCGTAAAcatgaggaaaaaaagaaggaaatctACACCCGCTGGGGGAAGGG AGTGAAGCAGGTGGAAGAATACAACACACGGTTGCAGGAGGCTGCCCAAGAGATGGATAAACCCTTGGCCCGCTACGCCGACGATAAGGATCTCGATAACCACTTAAAGCAACAGGAGCGCGACGGTGATCCGATGCTGGAATACTTGCGTAGCaagaggaaggaagaaaataggAAGGCAGGGATACCGGAAAAGCCCACGTATCAGGGTGCGTTCCCCGATAATCGTTTCGGCATAAGACCGGGCTACCGGTGGGATGGTGTGGATCGATCGAACGGATTCGAGAAGCGCTGGTTCGAGACGACGAGCAAGAAAAAGGCCACTGAGGAAGAAGCTTACAAGTACAGCGTGGAAGATATGTGA
- the LOC131264954 gene encoding BUD13 homolog isoform X1 has protein sequence MTTKIDQKEYLKKYLSNDKDKKKKKKKEKKSVGKANVRIIDDDLDLSKLQSIQEDEVDMFGLGEEAPQVVGIIDERPPEMRAKEDFGSNKWKVIASTDGFDTTLEVKDVSRRQVGPEMSFNIGDSKISTNPSGSGRRNRKDSDESPPRRKHDSDESPPRRKLHDIGQSRKGVRRDDSDESPPRKSKHSAMVSKTNRHSNRDDSDNSPPRKPRKHDSETSSSRRHRAEEKQSERSRLRQDSDESPPRRQRNQENKSERGRQRQDSDESPPRRQRHQENKSEQKRLRQDSDESPPRRQRNEERGRQRQDSDESPPRRQRAEGQKSERSRHRQDLGKSPPRQQWTEATKSERNKQRQDSDESPPRRHSEKDSDKRRPRNPDDDKKRGGRSSPVRNQRSDSDENPRQRNRGDKPSSRGPRNRHYSDESPPRRGESKQKPSNSHREIEKNVQRSRGGRRDSDESPPRRKRRESPEAPTRKSAKNLARGNSPGPSVRVRQENNRSDSDVSPPRRPTRSDRRDSAESSPRRRRGTSRVHPPVRIKEEPSSDDESVPRDGANVRMTKTLEGKQAGLQDAKTLREENEMHRRREQEAFDQLREEHSGRFAETVVRQKSGRRKDIEKELREEFEKRKHEEKKKEIYTRWGKGVKQVEEYNTRLQEAAQEMDKPLARYADDKDLDNHLKQQERDGDPMLEYLRSKRKEENRKAGIPEKPTYQGAFPDNRFGIRPGYRWDGVDRSNGFEKRWFETTSKKKATEEEAYKYSVEDM, from the exons atgactACTAAAATCGATCAAAAGGAGTACTTGAAGAAATATCTTTCCAACGACAAAgataaaaagaagaagaagaaaaaggagaagaaatcCGTGGGAAAGGCAAA CGTACGGATCATCGATGATGATTTGGATTTATCAAAACTCCAGAGCATACAAGAAGACGAGGTAGATATGTTCGGCCTTGGGGAAGAGGCACCCCAGGTGGTTGGAATCATAGACGAGCGGCCGCCAGAGATGCGTGCCAAGGAGGACTTTGGCAGCAACAAGTGGAAAGTGATAGCATCAACTGATGGGTTCGATACAACGCTAGAGGTGAAAGATGTTAGCAGACGTCAGGTTGGTCCGGAGATGAGTTTCAACATCGGTGATTCGAAGATCTCGACTAACCCCAGCGGCTCTGGTAGGAGAAACCGGAAAGATTCCGATGAAAGTCCTCCACGTAGGAAGCACGATTCCGATGAAAGTCCTCCTCGAAGAAAGCTGCACGACATCGGACAATCTAGAAAAGGCGTACGGCGGGATGATTCTGATGAAAGTCCTCCCAGAAAATCAAAGCATTCTGCGATGGttagcaaaacaaatcgaCACAGCAATCGAGACGATTCGGACAACAGTCCGCCGAGAAAACCTCGAAAGCATGATTCGGAAACAAGTTCCTCCAGAAGGCATCGCGCTGAAGAGAAACAGTCTGAACGAAGCAGACTTCGTCAGGATTCAGACGAAAGTCCACCAAGAAGGCAGCGAAATCAGGAAAATAAATCAGAACGAGGTAGACAACGTCAGGATTCAGACGAAAGTCCACCAAGAAGGCAGCGCCATCAGGAAAATAAATCAGAACAAAAGAGACTACGTCAGGATTCAGATGAAAGTCCACCAAGAAGACAGCGTAATGAGGAACGAGGGAGACAGCGCCAGGATTCAGATGAAAGCCCGCCTAGAAGGCAGCGTGCGGAGGGACAAAAGTCGGAACGAAGCAGACATCGTCAAGATTTAGGTAAAAGTCCTCCCAGACAACAGTGGACAGAGGCAACGAAAtcggaacgaaacaaacagcgTCAGGATTCGGATGAAAGCCCTCCAAGGCGTCACTCCGAGAAAGATTCGGACAAAAGACGACCCAGGAACCCGGATGATGATAAAAAACGAGGGGGAAGATCATCTCCTGTTCGCAATCAGCGAAGCGATTCTGATGAAAACCCTAGACAGAGAAATAGAGGTGACAAACCTTCATCCAGAGGTCCAAGAAATAGGCATTATTCCGACGAAAGCCCACCCCGACGGGGAGAGTCCAAGCAGAAGCCAAGCAATTCACATCgtgaaatcgaaaaaaacgTTCAGCGCAGTCGTGGTGGACGCAGAGATTCAGATGAAAGTCCTCCAAGGCGTAAACGGCGTGAATCACCGGAAGCTCCGACTCGCAAGAGTGCTAAAAACCTTGCCCGTGGAAATTCACCCGGTCCGTCGGTGCGCGTGAGGCAGGAAAATAATCGTTCCGATTCGGATGTCTCTCCACCGAGGCGGCCGACAAGATCTGATCGCCGTGATTCAGCCGAAAGTTCTCCGAGACGAAGACGTGGTACGTCCCGTGTCCATCCACCGGTGCGCATAAAGGAGGAACCATCGAGTGATGATGAATCGGTTCCGCGGGATGGCGCCAACGTAAGGATGACTAAGACACTTGAAGGGAAACAAGCCGGACTGCAGGACGCGAAGACGTTGCGCGAGGAAAACGAAATGCACAGACGTCGGGAGCAGGAAGCGTTCGATCAGCTGCGGGAAGAACACAGCGGACGTTTCGCGGAGACGGTGGTACGACAAAAATCGGGCCGTCGAAAGGACATCGAGAAGGAGCTACGTGAAGAGTTTGAAAAGCGTAAAcatgaggaaaaaaagaaggaaatctACACCCGCTGGGGGAAGGG AGTGAAGCAGGTGGAAGAATACAACACACGGTTGCAGGAGGCTGCCCAAGAGATGGATAAACCCTTGGCCCGCTACGCCGACGATAAGGATCTCGATAACCACTTAAAGCAACAGGAGCGCGACGGTGATCCGATGCTGGAATACTTGCGTAGCaagaggaaggaagaaaataggAAGGCAGGGATACCGGAAAAGCCCACGTATCAGGGTGCGTTCCCCGATAATCGTTTCGGCATAAGACCGGGCTACCGGTGGGATGGTGTGGATCGATCGAACGGATTCGAGAAGCGCTGGTTCGAGACGACGAGCAAGAAAAAGGCCACTGAGGAAGAAGCTTACAAGTACAGCGTGGAAGATATGTGA